In one Streptomyces sp. T12 genomic region, the following are encoded:
- a CDS encoding NAD(P)/FAD-dependent oxidoreductase codes for MKESQLDTCVIGAGPAGLAVARALAERNLPYTHLERHTGPGGIWDIDNPGSPMYESAHFISSRTLSGFGGFPMPDHFADYPPHRQILSYLTSFADAYGLTDRIEFGVEVENVEKNADGTWTVTRADGRASVHGQVVVCTGSQWHPNIPELPGEFSGEVWHTVGYRSAEELRGKRVLVVGAGNSGCDIACDAARSAEHAVISMRRGYWFIPKHLFGRPVDTIANSGPHLPMWLAQRVFGALLRILNGDPTRLGLPKPDHKLFETHPAINSMLIHHLQHGDITARPGIARAEGRTVYFTDGTSDDFDLVLLATGYVHKVPVAQKYFGDEQHPDLYLSSFSREHEGLFGTGFVETNSGAYQLFDTQAQLIAGYLHDARHRLPNAERFARMIRDDRPDLTGGLKFVDSPRHTGYVDSGAFVKYLAKVAGQMGWRTEGQPPRVRSLRGAEAAA; via the coding sequence GTGAAGGAAAGCCAGTTGGATACGTGTGTGATCGGGGCGGGACCGGCCGGGCTGGCGGTCGCCAGGGCCCTGGCGGAGCGGAATCTGCCGTACACGCACCTGGAGCGGCACACCGGGCCCGGCGGTATCTGGGACATAGACAATCCCGGCAGCCCGATGTACGAGTCGGCCCACTTCATTTCGAGCAGGACCCTGTCCGGGTTCGGCGGTTTCCCGATGCCCGACCACTTCGCGGACTACCCGCCGCACCGGCAGATCCTGTCGTATCTGACGTCCTTCGCCGACGCCTATGGGCTGACCGACCGCATCGAGTTCGGCGTCGAGGTCGAAAACGTCGAGAAGAACGCGGACGGCACCTGGACGGTCACCCGGGCCGACGGCCGGGCAAGCGTGCACGGGCAGGTCGTGGTGTGTACGGGCTCGCAGTGGCACCCCAACATCCCCGAACTGCCGGGGGAGTTCAGCGGGGAGGTCTGGCACACCGTCGGCTACCGCAGCGCGGAGGAGCTGCGGGGCAAGCGGGTCCTGGTCGTGGGCGCGGGGAACTCCGGCTGCGACATAGCCTGCGACGCGGCCCGGAGCGCGGAGCACGCGGTGATCAGCATGCGGCGCGGGTACTGGTTCATCCCCAAGCATCTCTTCGGCCGGCCGGTGGACACCATCGCCAACAGCGGGCCGCACCTGCCGATGTGGCTGGCACAGCGGGTCTTCGGTGCCCTCCTGCGGATCCTCAACGGCGACCCGACGCGGCTGGGGCTGCCGAAGCCGGACCACAAGCTGTTCGAGACCCACCCGGCCATCAACTCGATGCTGATCCACCACCTCCAGCACGGCGACATCACCGCCCGGCCCGGGATCGCCCGCGCCGAGGGCCGGACCGTGTACTTCACCGACGGCACGAGCGACGACTTCGATCTCGTGCTGCTGGCCACGGGCTACGTCCACAAAGTGCCGGTCGCACAGAAGTACTTCGGCGACGAGCAGCACCCGGACCTGTACCTGTCGTCGTTCTCGCGCGAGCACGAGGGCCTGTTCGGCACCGGCTTCGTGGAGACCAACTCCGGTGCGTACCAGCTCTTCGACACTCAGGCGCAGCTGATCGCCGGGTACCTCCACGACGCGCGGCACCGCTTGCCGAACGCGGAGCGCTTCGCCCGCATGATCCGCGACGACCGGCCGGACCTGACCGGCGGGCTGAAGTTCGTCGACTCGCCCCGGCACACCGGCTACGTCGACAGCGGGGCCTTCGTGAAGTACCTCGCCAAGGTCGCGGGGCAGATGGGCTGGCGTACCGAGGGGCAGCCTCCCCGGGTGCGGTCCCTGCGAGGCGCGGAGGCGGCGGCGTGA
- a CDS encoding aldehyde dehydrogenase family protein, which yields MTTNETLQVVNPATGEPITTLPAASADDVAKAAEQARQVHEAGVWSRLPVRERGAVLLRLADLMERDAEILARLDSEDAGKPITECRTGDVPGAIESIRWFAEAADKVFGRIAPGGPDGLGLMSREPVGVVAAILPWNYPLAMTAWKVGPALVAGNCLLVKPAEATPRSALHLAALAAEAGLPDGVLTVLPGYGEEAGAALARNPLVGALSFTGSTATGRRILKDAAESNFKRVSLEMGGKSPQVLMADALSYGDELIDNMIEAAFLTMGQNCTAGSRVLVHRGIAEEVLERFTAAARELAIGDPADPRTQMGPLINHAAFDRVAGAVEAARAGGAQIHTGGLPHGLPPRGAYYPPTVITRAPDGSDVLTKELFGPVVTVQTFTTEDEAVRMANATEYGLAASVWTRDLDTALRLARGIEAGVVSVNAYSEGDITTPFGGWKQSGFGGVEKSTDAFDQWTREKTIWIRTR from the coding sequence ATGACCACGAACGAGACGCTGCAGGTCGTCAACCCCGCCACCGGTGAGCCGATCACCACCCTGCCCGCCGCGAGCGCCGACGACGTCGCCAAGGCCGCCGAGCAGGCCCGGCAGGTCCACGAGGCCGGGGTGTGGTCGCGCCTGCCGGTCCGGGAACGAGGCGCGGTGCTCCTACGGCTGGCCGACCTCATGGAACGCGACGCGGAGATCCTCGCCCGGCTGGACAGCGAGGACGCGGGAAAGCCGATCACGGAGTGCCGTACGGGCGATGTACCGGGCGCGATCGAGTCGATCCGCTGGTTCGCCGAGGCGGCCGACAAGGTCTTCGGCCGCATCGCGCCAGGCGGGCCCGACGGCCTCGGTCTCATGAGCCGCGAACCGGTCGGGGTCGTCGCGGCGATCCTGCCGTGGAACTACCCGCTGGCCATGACCGCCTGGAAGGTCGGACCGGCCCTGGTCGCAGGCAACTGTCTGCTGGTCAAGCCCGCCGAGGCGACCCCGCGCTCGGCCCTGCACCTGGCCGCACTCGCCGCGGAGGCAGGCCTGCCCGACGGCGTACTCACGGTACTGCCCGGGTATGGCGAGGAGGCCGGGGCGGCCCTCGCCCGTAACCCCCTCGTGGGGGCGCTCTCCTTCACCGGGTCCACCGCGACCGGCCGCCGCATCCTCAAGGACGCCGCCGAGAGCAACTTCAAGCGCGTCTCGCTGGAGATGGGCGGCAAGAGCCCCCAGGTGCTGATGGCCGACGCGCTCTCCTACGGCGACGAGCTCATCGACAACATGATCGAGGCCGCGTTCCTGACCATGGGGCAGAACTGCACGGCCGGCTCCCGGGTCCTGGTTCACCGCGGTATCGCCGAGGAGGTCCTGGAGCGGTTCACGGCCGCGGCGAGAGAGCTCGCCATCGGCGATCCGGCAGACCCGCGCACGCAGATGGGGCCGCTCATCAATCACGCCGCCTTCGACCGGGTCGCGGGAGCCGTGGAGGCCGCCCGGGCCGGCGGAGCCCAGATCCACACCGGGGGACTGCCCCACGGGCTGCCTCCGCGCGGCGCCTACTACCCGCCCACCGTGATCACCCGAGCCCCCGACGGCAGCGACGTCCTCACCAAGGAGTTGTTCGGTCCCGTCGTCACCGTCCAGACCTTCACCACCGAGGACGAGGCGGTACGTATGGCCAACGCCACCGAGTACGGTCTCGCCGCCTCGGTCTGGACCCGCGACCTCGACACCGCGCTGCGGCTGGCCCGAGGCATCGAGGCCGGCGTGGTCTCCGTCAACGCCTACAGCGAGGGCGACATCACCACACCGTTCGGCGGCTGGAAGCAGTCCGGATTCGGTGGCGTGGAGAAGTCCACCGACGCCTTCGACCAGTGGACCCGGGAGAAGACGATCTGGATCCGTACCCGCTGA
- a CDS encoding MFS transporter: MSFHAPARAGAGVLVAGALAGMAAAPSWPFAVLAAGTVGLGASVLAPLCLASAARLRPAASEAVLARLNLFNYVGVITGGAVSGLLGSTGQFRLAYAAPAALAVLLPAVARHFTQQRPGLAVDDGGARRCRTA; this comes from the coding sequence ATGTCCTTCCATGCTCCAGCCCGGGCGGGGGCCGGGGTGCTGGTCGCGGGCGCCCTGGCAGGTATGGCCGCCGCACCGAGCTGGCCGTTCGCCGTTCTCGCGGCCGGGACGGTGGGCCTGGGGGCGTCCGTCCTGGCTCCGCTGTGTCTGGCCTCCGCCGCGCGGCTGCGTCCCGCTGCCTCGGAAGCGGTCCTGGCGCGGCTGAACCTCTTCAACTACGTGGGCGTCATCACCGGTGGCGCGGTGAGCGGACTCCTCGGCTCCACCGGCCAGTTCCGTCTCGCCTACGCGGCACCGGCCGCCCTGGCGGTTCTTCTGCCGGCCGTCGCCCGCCATTTCACCCAGCAGCGTCCGGGCTTGGCCGTCGACGACGGAGGGGCACGGCGGTGCCGAACCGCATGA
- a CDS encoding SDR family oxidoreductase — MSGFDFTDKVILVTGGAGGIGSALCRRFASGGARCIVVDIDGVRAMKVAADLPGAGHTGIGCDLMDRAQVERLFEVVADDHGRLDVLVNNVGMTSAERFDVRSVESIEREITLNLTSPLVATRIAIPLLMASRDARVVTTVSLGGIFPLGETPIYTASKFGLRGAMLAIGLDLRSKGILAGSVLPSATDTRMLRQEAVEGGNSMQFQDPPQQPADVVAAVVSLLDKPRLEAYPRAGESRLVRFAMLMPNLLPRVFPLFRKRGDRGMARYLEELRRRGLARRTDGRWELVEEA, encoded by the coding sequence GTGAGCGGGTTCGACTTCACCGACAAAGTCATCCTGGTGACCGGCGGCGCGGGCGGCATCGGCAGTGCGCTGTGCCGTCGGTTCGCCTCCGGCGGCGCCCGCTGCATCGTCGTCGACATCGACGGGGTCCGCGCCATGAAGGTGGCCGCGGACCTTCCGGGCGCCGGGCATACGGGCATCGGCTGTGACCTCATGGACCGCGCCCAGGTGGAGCGGTTGTTCGAGGTGGTCGCCGATGACCACGGCCGCCTCGACGTACTCGTCAACAACGTCGGCATGACCAGCGCGGAACGCTTCGACGTCCGCAGCGTCGAGAGCATCGAGCGGGAGATCACCCTCAACCTGACCTCACCGCTGGTCGCGACCCGGATCGCCATCCCTCTTCTCATGGCTTCCCGGGACGCCAGGGTGGTCACCACGGTCTCCCTCGGCGGGATCTTCCCGCTGGGCGAGACCCCGATCTACACCGCTTCCAAGTTCGGGCTGCGTGGCGCGATGCTGGCCATCGGGCTCGACCTGAGGAGCAAGGGAATCCTGGCCGGGTCGGTGCTGCCCTCGGCGACCGACACCCGGATGCTGCGCCAAGAGGCCGTGGAAGGCGGGAACTCCATGCAGTTCCAGGATCCCCCGCAGCAGCCCGCCGACGTCGTCGCGGCCGTGGTGAGCCTGTTGGACAAGCCCCGACTGGAGGCCTACCCCCGGGCCGGTGAGTCCCGTCTGGTGCGGTTCGCGATGCTCATGCCGAACCTGCTGCCCCGGGTCTTCCCGCTGTTCCGCAAGCGCGGTGACCGCGGCATGGCCCGCTATCTGGAGGAACTCCGCCGACGCGGACTGGCCCGCCGGACCGACGGGCGCTGGGAGCTGGTGGAGGAAGCATGA
- a CDS encoding alpha-L-fucosidase, with product MAAMTAAAAITPTCATPAYAAAPQPLPLPPLRIPKIDLGVEQQPDDKIQWLQDAKLGMFIHWGVYSGPAKGEWYMENAAVTPENYKKYVTDATGEQFTASAYNPADWAQLAKDMGAKYTVLTARHHDGFALWPSTHPNAWHAGQAPLQKDFISQYVTAVRNAGLKVGLYCSPLSWRYPGYYDVRGTNCLPNKWGYVTDPAHKENARIMKNELYQQVRELVTQYGKIDDLWWDGGWLGQQGSDASAAFFWEPGKFRDPANEWPVDSAYSETDPATGKPLGLTGLVRKHQPDIVTTLRSGWIGDFTSEEGPSVPSGAIRTGKVAEKCFTIGGAWGYKAGAPVMSFGTAMNILVNAWVRNMTCLVNVGPDRTGVVPANQADLVRRIGSFMTTCGDAVYGTSGGPWQPVDGQYGYTYKGSTFYIHLLPGYSGTGFTTPSTGDAKVTRVFDVASGADLSYTVDADGKVTITGINRTRIPEDSVVGVTLDRSVQPADVAAGRTVTASSEETSKGNTAAKAVDGSTATRWCASNGNTGHWLKVDLGTTKSLTGTRIAWELDATNYRYRIEGSTDNSTWTTLADRTATTSTSQVQVSAFRAQARYIRVTVTGLPATVWASIRSLEVYDRPFTADLGTYRLVNRKSGKVMDVSDASSADGAAIIQWPSTGGTNQQWKLLPNADGSYRLVNVRSGKVLQSPDNSAQGAALDQSTDDGGDNQWWKLVPSQTSGYYRLVNVRNGWCADVKDAATTDGVKVIQWPTTDGSNQDWQLIAL from the coding sequence ATGGCGGCCATGACGGCCGCCGCAGCCATCACCCCCACATGCGCGACCCCCGCCTACGCCGCCGCTCCCCAGCCGCTCCCGCTCCCCCCGCTGCGGATCCCCAAGATCGACCTGGGGGTCGAACAGCAGCCCGACGACAAGATCCAGTGGTTGCAGGACGCCAAGCTCGGCATGTTCATCCACTGGGGCGTCTACTCCGGCCCGGCCAAGGGCGAGTGGTACATGGAGAACGCCGCCGTCACCCCGGAGAACTACAAGAAGTACGTCACCGACGCCACCGGCGAGCAGTTCACCGCCAGCGCCTACAACCCGGCCGACTGGGCCCAGTTGGCCAAGGACATGGGTGCGAAGTACACGGTGCTCACGGCCCGCCACCACGACGGCTTCGCGCTGTGGCCGTCCACCCACCCGAACGCCTGGCACGCCGGGCAGGCCCCGCTCCAGAAGGACTTCATCAGCCAGTACGTCACCGCCGTGCGCAACGCCGGGCTGAAGGTGGGCCTGTACTGCTCGCCGTTGAGCTGGCGCTACCCGGGCTATTACGACGTCCGCGGCACCAACTGCCTGCCCAACAAGTGGGGTTACGTCACGGATCCCGCGCACAAGGAGAACGCGCGGATCATGAAGAACGAGTTGTACCAGCAGGTCAGGGAGCTGGTCACCCAGTACGGCAAGATCGACGACCTGTGGTGGGACGGCGGCTGGCTCGGCCAGCAGGGCTCCGACGCGTCCGCCGCCTTCTTCTGGGAGCCGGGCAAGTTCCGCGACCCGGCGAACGAGTGGCCGGTGGATTCCGCCTACAGCGAGACCGATCCCGCCACCGGCAAGCCGCTGGGCCTGACCGGGCTGGTGCGCAAGCACCAGCCGGACATCGTCACCACCCTGCGTTCGGGCTGGATCGGCGACTTCACCAGTGAGGAGGGCCCCTCCGTCCCGTCCGGTGCGATCCGTACCGGCAAGGTGGCCGAGAAGTGCTTCACCATCGGCGGCGCCTGGGGCTACAAGGCCGGCGCGCCCGTGATGAGCTTCGGCACGGCCATGAACATCTTGGTCAACGCCTGGGTGCGGAACATGACCTGCCTGGTCAACGTCGGACCGGACCGCACCGGTGTGGTACCCGCCAACCAGGCCGACCTGGTGCGCCGGATCGGCTCCTTCATGACCACCTGCGGCGACGCCGTCTACGGCACCAGCGGCGGCCCCTGGCAGCCTGTCGACGGCCAGTACGGCTACACGTACAAGGGCAGCACCTTCTACATCCACCTGCTGCCCGGCTACAGCGGCACCGGCTTCACGACACCCTCGACCGGGGACGCGAAGGTGACTCGCGTCTTCGATGTCGCGTCGGGTGCCGACCTGTCGTACACCGTGGACGCGGACGGGAAGGTGACGATCACCGGTATCAACCGCACCCGCATTCCCGAGGACAGCGTCGTCGGCGTGACACTGGACCGCTCCGTGCAGCCCGCTGACGTTGCCGCCGGCAGGACGGTCACCGCCAGCAGCGAGGAGACCTCCAAGGGGAACACCGCGGCGAAGGCCGTGGACGGATCCACCGCGACGCGCTGGTGCGCGAGCAACGGCAACACCGGACACTGGCTGAAGGTGGACCTGGGGACCACCAAGTCCCTCACCGGCACCCGTATCGCCTGGGAGCTGGACGCAACGAACTACCGCTACCGGATCGAGGGCTCCACCGACAACAGCACCTGGACCACGCTCGCCGACCGCACCGCCACGACCAGCACCAGTCAGGTACAGGTCTCCGCCTTCCGGGCGCAGGCCCGCTACATACGGGTGACGGTCACCGGGCTCCCTGCCACGGTATGGGCGTCCATCCGCAGCCTGGAGGTCTACGACCGGCCCTTCACCGCGGATCTGGGCACCTACCGGCTGGTGAACCGCAAGAGCGGCAAGGTCATGGACGTCAGCGACGCCTCCAGCGCCGACGGCGCCGCCATCATCCAGTGGCCCTCGACCGGCGGCACCAACCAGCAGTGGAAGCTGCTGCCGAATGCCGACGGCTCCTACCGGCTGGTCAACGTCCGCAGTGGCAAGGTCCTTCAGAGCCCGGACAATTCCGCCCAGGGCGCGGCCCTCGACCAGTCGACCGACGACGGCGGCGACAACCAGTGGTGGAAGCTGGTCCCCTCCCAGACCAGCGGCTACTACCGGCTGGTCAACGTCCGCAACGGCTGGTGCGCCGACGTCAAGGACGCCGCCACCACGGACGGTGTCAAGGTCATCCAGTGGCCCACCACCGACGGGTCGAACCAGGACTGGCAACTCATCGCCCTGTGA
- a CDS encoding AraC family transcriptional regulator, whose amino-acid sequence MSLGPGPAEPPGTSRSTSATIQPNILRCLVVVADERGVDLRPLLKQMGLDETVMRSAALRVSYRQGSAVIRRALELTRDERLGLKVGAAQHLTAWGLLGFALMADDTLQHAIETGVKYQNLSGAMVVWSAGVSEEDDAFVLRADLPDPAMDPAVASFLSEEAFASVVTLSRLAVDPAFAPRAVEFSFPPPRQRDLYDALFRCPVRFGAPVNRMVIDAAWARTRMPGRDPVSYASTLEMLDAQMASRRDQQDLLEVLEISVAQSLPVVPSFGEQARRHATSERTLRRRLADCGTTYEALVEGVRRERVEQLLLRPELTLRDIARRAGFSDERALRRAVRRWHGTSPAQLRERMRTARL is encoded by the coding sequence ATGTCCCTTGGCCCCGGCCCGGCAGAACCTCCCGGGACCAGCCGCAGCACGTCGGCGACGATCCAGCCGAACATCCTGCGCTGTCTCGTCGTGGTCGCAGACGAGCGCGGCGTCGATCTGCGCCCCCTGCTCAAGCAGATGGGACTGGACGAGACCGTCATGCGCTCCGCCGCGCTGCGGGTGTCGTACCGGCAGGGCAGCGCGGTGATCCGTCGTGCGCTGGAGCTCACCAGGGACGAGCGCCTGGGGCTGAAGGTCGGCGCGGCGCAGCACCTGACCGCGTGGGGCCTGCTCGGCTTCGCCCTGATGGCCGACGACACGCTGCAGCACGCCATCGAGACCGGGGTGAAGTACCAGAACCTGTCCGGGGCGATGGTGGTGTGGTCGGCCGGTGTGAGTGAGGAGGACGACGCCTTCGTGCTGCGCGCCGATCTTCCCGATCCCGCCATGGACCCGGCCGTGGCCTCCTTCCTGAGCGAGGAGGCGTTCGCCTCCGTGGTCACCCTGTCCCGGCTGGCCGTCGACCCGGCCTTCGCGCCGCGGGCAGTGGAGTTCTCTTTTCCGCCACCGCGCCAACGCGACCTGTACGACGCCCTGTTCCGCTGTCCGGTCCGCTTCGGCGCCCCCGTGAACCGCATGGTCATCGACGCCGCGTGGGCCCGTACCCGGATGCCCGGCCGGGACCCGGTGAGCTACGCGTCGACGCTGGAGATGCTCGACGCGCAGATGGCTTCCCGCCGTGACCAGCAGGATCTGCTGGAGGTGCTGGAGATCTCCGTCGCGCAGAGCCTCCCGGTGGTGCCTTCGTTCGGCGAGCAGGCGCGGCGGCATGCGACGAGCGAGCGGACGCTGCGCCGTCGACTGGCCGACTGCGGCACGACGTACGAGGCACTCGTCGAGGGAGTGCGCCGGGAACGCGTCGAACAGCTGTTGCTCCGCCCGGAACTGACACTGCGCGACATCGCCCGCCGGGCGGGATTCTCCGACGAACGGGCGCTGCGCCGCGCGGTACGCCGCTGGCACGGCACTTCCCCGGCCCAGCTGCGGGAGCGGATGCGTACAGCTCGCCTTTGA
- a CDS encoding alpha-L-fucosidase has protein sequence MSPGNLSRRTLLGAAGAAAAATVLPVVPAFSGLVSEAVAAAPQTNLSNMVDMRFGMFNHFNMGTFTNEEWAAPNHDPALFAPPAVDCAQWAAAAAAAKMSYGVLTTKHHDGFCLWPTAYNNYNVSNSAYKQDIVAQYVNAFRAKGLKVGLYYSIWDRTYSVEAYDTRHGVAANQVIQPGDLTYMLNQITELLTNYGTIDMFITDGYAWQMGQQAVSYQRIREHVKSLQPDIVMIDHGGLSVPFLGDAIFFEEPLGITSPTGNTYASMQGQTISNGWFWHPSTPTEGLVSKASILSHLADLEPKYTSFILNCPPNRNGKLDTNVVTRLAEVGAAWSPDTSRAPLPTQMPRAEHPVTPVSAYATGFHTGEGPMNAIDGLSDKGFETCWSTWGLPSSLPHSITIDLGGVWSNVSTLEYLPKQWNRNNSTDGDITSYTISTSTDGSTFTQVATGSWAGDRVTKVAEWSARNVGFVRIQASASTGGYVNVGAIRIGGRTAKPALVSRVLPGNGTVYRLVNRNSGLVADVSGNGTTNGTKILQWPWLSQANQKWTFTSTGDGYYKIKSVSSGKLMEVADLSRADGGRVGIWSDDSVFQQHWAVTPTGDGDYYLTNRLSGLSLNVDGASTANGADVEQETYNRATQQHWQIIAV, from the coding sequence ATGTCGCCAGGAAACCTGTCCCGCCGAACGCTGCTCGGGGCCGCCGGCGCCGCTGCCGCCGCGACTGTGCTGCCCGTGGTCCCCGCCTTCTCGGGCCTCGTGTCCGAGGCGGTGGCCGCCGCCCCCCAGACCAACCTGAGCAACATGGTGGACATGCGGTTCGGCATGTTCAACCACTTCAACATGGGCACGTTCACCAACGAGGAGTGGGCCGCCCCGAACCACGACCCCGCCCTGTTCGCCCCGCCGGCCGTGGACTGCGCCCAGTGGGCAGCCGCCGCCGCGGCGGCGAAGATGAGCTACGGCGTGCTGACGACCAAGCACCACGACGGCTTCTGCCTCTGGCCGACCGCGTACAACAACTACAACGTCTCCAACAGCGCCTACAAGCAGGACATCGTCGCCCAATACGTCAACGCGTTCCGGGCCAAGGGCCTGAAGGTGGGCCTGTACTACTCGATCTGGGACCGCACCTACAGCGTGGAGGCGTACGACACCCGGCACGGCGTCGCCGCCAACCAGGTAATCCAGCCCGGTGACCTCACCTACATGCTGAACCAGATCACCGAGTTGCTGACCAACTACGGCACCATCGACATGTTCATCACCGATGGCTATGCGTGGCAGATGGGCCAGCAGGCCGTCTCCTACCAGCGGATCCGCGAGCACGTGAAATCGCTTCAGCCGGACATCGTCATGATTGACCACGGTGGGCTGTCGGTACCGTTCCTCGGCGATGCGATCTTTTTCGAGGAGCCGCTGGGCATCACCTCGCCGACCGGAAACACCTACGCCTCCATGCAGGGGCAGACGATCAGCAACGGATGGTTCTGGCATCCGTCCACGCCGACCGAAGGCCTGGTGAGCAAGGCGTCGATCCTGTCCCACCTGGCGGACCTGGAACCGAAGTACACCTCGTTCATCCTCAATTGCCCGCCCAACCGCAACGGCAAGCTGGATACCAACGTCGTCACGCGACTCGCCGAAGTCGGGGCGGCATGGAGCCCCGACACCTCCAGGGCACCGTTGCCGACGCAGATGCCACGCGCCGAGCACCCCGTGACACCCGTCAGTGCCTACGCGACCGGATTCCACACCGGTGAGGGCCCGATGAACGCGATTGACGGGCTGAGCGACAAAGGCTTCGAGACCTGCTGGTCGACATGGGGACTGCCCTCATCCCTGCCTCACTCGATCACGATCGACCTGGGTGGGGTGTGGAGCAACGTCTCCACCCTGGAGTACCTGCCCAAGCAGTGGAACCGCAACAACTCCACCGACGGCGACATCACTTCGTACACCATCTCCACCAGTACCGACGGTTCGACCTTCACCCAGGTCGCCACCGGTTCCTGGGCCGGCGACCGCGTCACCAAGGTGGCCGAGTGGAGCGCCAGGAATGTTGGTTTCGTGCGGATTCAGGCCTCTGCCAGCACCGGCGGATACGTCAACGTGGGCGCCATCCGGATAGGCGGCAGGACCGCCAAGCCGGCCCTGGTGTCGCGAGTCCTGCCGGGCAACGGAACGGTCTATCGCCTGGTCAACCGCAACAGCGGCCTGGTAGCCGACGTGAGCGGGAACGGAACCACCAACGGCACCAAGATCCTCCAGTGGCCCTGGCTGAGCCAGGCCAACCAAAAGTGGACCTTCACCTCCACCGGCGACGGCTACTACAAGATCAAGAGCGTCAGTAGCGGCAAACTCATGGAAGTGGCCGACCTCTCGCGTGCAGACGGCGGCAGGGTGGGCATCTGGTCGGACGACAGCGTTTTCCAACAGCACTGGGCTGTGACGCCCACGGGTGACGGCGACTACTACCTCACCAACCGGCTCAGCGGACTGTCACTCAATGTCGACGGCGCCTCCACCGCCAACGGCGCCGACGTCGAGCAGGAGACGTACAACCGGGCAACCCAGCAGCACTGGCAGATCATCGCCGTGTGA
- a CDS encoding RICIN domain-containing protein: MLQRALTCVLAALLSVTALLVTGSPAQAATVTITNATQFTDTTGAVVHAHGGGVIKVGSYYYWFGENRNADNTFRAVSAYRSSDLKTWEFRRNVLTQASDPELAVANIERPKVIYNSTTGTFVMWMHKENGADYTQARAAVAVSDTIDGAYTWKGSFRPPSGTTSRDMTLFKDDDGTGYQITSAAGNADLQIWKLSADYTAYDSLTANPWAGTFREAPALFKRDGVYFMLTSGNSGWKPNQQKYATAGSIAGPWTAMTDIGDDTGYGSQTTFVLPVQGSSGTSYLYMGDRWGNSMGGTVNDSQYVWLPLTFPTRTTMNLPWSPQIALDTEAGTVAGVGGGPYYNLVARHSGKCLDVSDNSAADGAVALQYTCLGGLNQQWRLKDAGNGYVQILAQHSGKCLDVANGSTADGAFVNQYRCTTGTNQQWQFQDQGGGYYRLVARHSGKCLDVKDASTTNGARLIQWPCGTGDNQKFQRRAA; encoded by the coding sequence ATGCTCCAACGCGCCCTCACCTGCGTGCTGGCCGCCCTCCTGAGCGTGACGGCACTCCTTGTCACCGGCTCCCCCGCCCAGGCGGCCACGGTCACCATCACCAACGCCACCCAGTTCACCGACACCACCGGCGCCGTCGTCCACGCCCACGGCGGCGGGGTGATCAAAGTCGGCTCGTACTACTACTGGTTCGGCGAGAACCGCAACGCCGACAACACCTTCAGAGCCGTCTCCGCCTACCGCTCGTCCGACCTGAAGACCTGGGAGTTCAGACGCAACGTCCTGACCCAGGCCAGCGACCCGGAGCTGGCGGTCGCCAACATCGAGCGGCCCAAGGTCATCTACAACTCCACCACCGGCACGTTCGTGATGTGGATGCACAAGGAGAACGGCGCCGACTACACCCAGGCCCGCGCGGCCGTCGCCGTCTCCGACACCATCGACGGCGCCTACACCTGGAAGGGCAGCTTCCGGCCCCCGTCCGGCACCACGTCCCGCGACATGACCCTGTTCAAGGACGACGACGGCACCGGCTACCAGATCACCTCTGCCGCCGGCAACGCCGACCTGCAGATCTGGAAACTCAGCGCCGACTACACGGCCTACGACAGTCTGACCGCCAACCCCTGGGCCGGTACCTTCCGTGAGGCTCCGGCGCTGTTCAAGCGCGACGGCGTCTACTTCATGCTGACCTCCGGCAACAGCGGCTGGAAGCCCAACCAGCAGAAGTACGCCACCGCCGGCAGCATCGCCGGCCCGTGGACGGCCATGACCGACATCGGTGACGACACCGGCTACGGATCCCAGACCACGTTCGTGCTGCCCGTGCAGGGAAGCTCGGGCACCTCCTACCTCTACATGGGCGACCGCTGGGGCAACTCCATGGGCGGCACCGTCAACGACTCCCAGTACGTCTGGCTTCCGCTGACCTTCCCGACCCGGACCACCATGAACCTGCCGTGGTCCCCGCAGATCGCCCTCGACACCGAGGCCGGCACGGTGGCCGGCGTGGGCGGCGGCCCGTACTACAACCTGGTGGCCCGGCACAGCGGCAAGTGCCTCGACGTCTCCGACAACTCCGCCGCCGACGGTGCGGTCGCCCTCCAGTACACCTGCCTCGGCGGCCTCAACCAGCAGTGGCGGCTCAAGGACGCCGGCAACGGGTACGTCCAGATCCTCGCCCAGCACAGCGGCAAGTGCCTCGATGTCGCGAACGGCTCCACCGCCGACGGCGCCTTCGTGAACCAGTACCGCTGCACCACCGGCACCAATCAGCAGTGGCAGTTCCAGGACCAGGGCGGTGGCTACTACCGGCTCGTCGCCCGGCACAGCGGCAAGTGCCTCGACGTGAAGGACGCGTCCACCACCAACGGCGCACGCCTCATCCAGTGGCCCTGCGGCACCGGCGACAACCAGAAGTTCCAGCGGCGCGCGGCGTGA